In a single window of the Acetivibrio clariflavus DSM 19732 genome:
- a CDS encoding PLDc N-terminal domain-containing protein — MFNNMNSMEILKLFAPIIIFQVALLIYCIIDILRKGVRNLNKPLWIAILFINLIGPIAYLIIGRKRWSDD, encoded by the coding sequence ATGTTCAACAATATGAATTCGATGGAGATTTTAAAGCTTTTTGCACCTATAATAATTTTTCAAGTGGCACTATTGATTTATTGCATTATAGATATACTTAGAAAAGGAGTAAGGAACCTTAACAAACCCCTTTGGATTGCCATTCTCTTTATTAATTTGATAGGGCCGATAGCTTATTTAATTATAGGTAGAAAAAGGTGGTCCGATGATTAG
- a CDS encoding RNA polymerase sigma factor has translation MEDNHIIKLYFDRSESAISETANKYGRYCYSISYNILHNHEDAEECVNDTYIKAWESIPPNRPSSLSAYLGKITRYLSLNKYEKYTAQKRGLGQVQAVLDELENFIPTFSSTEQKIDDMALVETLNGFLASLPVETRKIFMRRYWYFSSIKEIAKDYGISQSKVKMTLLRARNELKRHLEKEGVML, from the coding sequence ATGGAAGATAACCACATTATTAAACTATACTTCGACCGCTCCGAATCTGCTATTTCAGAAACAGCAAACAAGTATGGTAGATATTGCTACAGCATTTCGTATAACATTTTACATAATCATGAAGATGCTGAGGAGTGCGTCAACGACACTTATATAAAGGCATGGGAATCCATACCTCCAAACCGTCCGAGCAGTCTTTCGGCATATTTGGGGAAAATTACCCGCTATTTATCCTTGAATAAATACGAGAAGTATACTGCTCAAAAACGAGGTTTAGGTCAGGTACAAGCAGTGCTTGATGAATTGGAAAATTTCATCCCTACTTTTAGCAGTACTGAACAAAAGATAGACGATATGGCATTAGTTGAGACATTAAACGGTTTTCTTGCTTCTCTTCCGGTAGAAACCCGAAAAATATTTATGCGCCGTTACTGGTATTTTAGTTCAATTAAAGAAATAGCAAAGGATTACGGCATAAGTCAGAGTAAAGTAAAAATGACTTTGCTAAGGGCTAGAAACGAGCTGAAACGACATTTGGAAAAGGAAGGTGTAATGTTATGA
- a CDS encoding SPASM domain-containing protein, whose product MLINLGILHNCDILGCTSVRDKNFIEGNAKTTPIKEIWSNPDSFSWNRKMTKDKLSGLCRKCLFGNRCLGGCSNTRLTMEGSIYSENKYCSYNVAVTTARKQLEKIEDIDVIMSKARKFADNGNLQLSEILLSKAIEMGCNDIGLFEFYGYVSFMLGNYLDARKANEEALKINPESAYANKGMGLSLGKLGEVDKGIEYLRKAIALSDENFTDPYYDLAVLLYENGRNEEALKVLEEGRAKYESFESVSKDLYEILTNAS is encoded by the coding sequence ATGCTTATCAACCTCGGCATATTACATAACTGTGATATTTTAGGATGCACATCGGTAAGAGATAAAAACTTTATTGAAGGAAACGCCAAAACTACTCCCATCAAGGAGATATGGTCAAACCCCGACAGCTTCAGCTGGAACAGAAAGATGACAAAGGATAAGCTTTCGGGTCTTTGCAGAAAATGTTTATTCGGAAACCGGTGTCTCGGAGGTTGTTCCAACACAAGGCTGACCATGGAAGGAAGTATCTATTCCGAAAACAAATATTGTTCATATAATGTTGCTGTAACAACAGCCCGGAAACAGCTTGAGAAAATTGAAGACATAGATGTTATAATGTCAAAAGCAAGAAAATTTGCCGACAACGGCAATTTGCAACTAAGTGAAATATTGCTGTCCAAAGCCATAGAAATGGGATGCAATGATATTGGGCTGTTTGAGTTTTACGGATATGTAAGCTTTATGCTGGGCAACTATCTTGATGCCAGAAAAGCTAATGAAGAAGCACTGAAAATCAACCCGGAAAGTGCTTATGCAAACAAAGGAATGGGATTGTCTTTGGGAAAACTCGGAGAAGTAGATAAAGGAATAGAATATTTGAGAAAGGCAATTGCGCTTTCTGACGAAAACTTTACCGATCCCTATTATGATCTGGCAGTTCTTCTTTATGAAAACGGAAGAAACGAGGAAGCGCTGAAGGTTCTTGAAGAAGGAAGAGCGAAATACGAAAGCTTTGAGTCGGTAAGCAAGGACTTGTATGAAATTTTGACAAATGCCTCTTAA
- a CDS encoding FAD-dependent oxidoreductase, whose amino-acid sequence MSFSKSLSPIKIGPVELKNRYIVPAMGAHLAEPNGQVSQRTIDYYAARAKGGFGLIITEFTCIDPVGMAMPGQLGIWDDSFISGHKKLTEEVHKYGGIIFCQLHHAGRLSYSMVTGKQPVAPSPVASPSNKEIPRELTTEEVYQLIDKFVDAAVRAKNSGYDGVELHGAHQYIIAQFMSPYSNKRIDEFGGHFQNRMRFPVEIIKRIKDKCGKDFPVSIRISAEESEHDSWGVRQARTAAKMLEEAGADVINVSIGGAYGTSYKTLAPQAIPPGFNAANSAFIKDMVNVPVIVTGRIVDPYIAEDIIASGSADLVALGRTSLADPEFPIKVKENRVDEIIPCVACLQRCAGAGGRDEWDNGVSCTYNPFTGKEGILKFDTVDKPKRIAIIGAGPAGLETAWVAAKRGHSVTVFDKADRPGGQIVFGARPPYKQELLRTVQAYMTLGKKYGVDYKFGIEATLETVADFDEIVIATGGVPIRPAFEGIDDAEVVQAIDILAGRVLAGDKVIIIGGGQVGVETGEMLANQNRQVTIVEMRDEIAKEEHPDIRYLTQQRLTRYGVNIMTNTKVKALSKGSVMVERDGVEQTLQGFDTIILAVGSKSYNPLEEPLKKTGKKIHVIGDAAKTGNITDAVYQGAKLGVSI is encoded by the coding sequence ATGAGTTTTTCAAAATCACTGTCACCTATAAAAATTGGTCCAGTCGAATTAAAAAATCGTTACATTGTACCGGCAATGGGAGCACACTTGGCAGAACCCAATGGGCAAGTTTCCCAACGCACTATTGATTACTATGCAGCCAGGGCCAAAGGAGGTTTTGGTTTAATTATTACAGAGTTTACATGCATTGACCCTGTCGGTATGGCTATGCCGGGTCAATTGGGTATTTGGGACGATTCTTTTATATCTGGACATAAGAAGTTGACAGAGGAAGTCCATAAATATGGCGGAATTATTTTCTGCCAGTTACATCATGCCGGTCGTCTGTCCTATTCCATGGTTACAGGCAAGCAACCTGTTGCACCATCTCCTGTGGCCAGTCCATCAAATAAAGAAATTCCAAGGGAATTAACAACAGAGGAAGTATATCAATTGATCGACAAATTTGTAGATGCAGCGGTGAGGGCAAAAAACTCAGGATACGACGGTGTAGAACTTCATGGTGCACATCAATACATTATTGCACAGTTTATGTCCCCTTATTCCAACAAACGAATAGATGAATTCGGAGGACACTTCCAAAACCGTATGAGATTTCCTGTTGAAATTATAAAGAGGATAAAAGATAAGTGCGGTAAGGATTTTCCAGTTAGCATTCGAATCAGTGCGGAAGAATCGGAGCATGACAGCTGGGGAGTAAGGCAGGCCAGAACTGCGGCTAAAATGTTGGAAGAAGCGGGAGCCGATGTAATTAATGTTTCCATTGGTGGTGCCTATGGAACAAGCTATAAAACTTTGGCTCCCCAGGCAATACCGCCCGGATTTAACGCTGCAAATTCTGCATTCATAAAAGATATGGTTAATGTTCCGGTTATCGTTACCGGAAGGATAGTAGATCCGTATATTGCTGAAGATATTATTGCTTCAGGTTCGGCAGATCTTGTAGCATTGGGAAGAACTTCTTTAGCCGATCCCGAATTTCCAATCAAAGTGAAGGAGAACAGGGTGGATGAAATTATTCCATGTGTAGCATGTCTCCAAAGATGTGCAGGAGCAGGCGGTCGTGATGAATGGGATAACGGTGTGTCCTGTACCTATAATCCTTTTACGGGAAAAGAAGGAATTCTAAAATTTGATACTGTGGATAAGCCGAAACGAATTGCAATTATCGGTGCAGGTCCTGCCGGACTTGAAACAGCCTGGGTAGCTGCAAAACGGGGACATTCGGTTACAGTATTTGACAAGGCAGACAGGCCAGGTGGTCAAATTGTATTCGGTGCAAGACCGCCTTACAAGCAGGAACTCTTAAGAACAGTTCAAGCATATATGACTTTAGGTAAAAAGTACGGTGTTGATTATAAATTCGGAATAGAGGCAACTTTAGAAACGGTTGCAGATTTTGACGAAATAGTTATAGCAACAGGCGGTGTTCCAATCCGTCCTGCCTTTGAAGGAATAGACGATGCAGAAGTTGTACAAGCCATTGATATACTGGCAGGAAGGGTATTGGCTGGCGATAAAGTAATAATTATCGGCGGAGGACAAGTGGGAGTCGAAACAGGAGAAATGCTTGCCAATCAAAACCGTCAGGTGACCATTGTAGAAATGAGGGATGAAATTGCAAAAGAAGAGCATCCCGATATTAGATATTTAACTCAGCAGAGACTAACCAGATACGGGGTTAATATTATGACAAACACAAAAGTAAAAGCCCTTTCTAAAGGCAGTGTTATGGTGGAAAGGGACGGTGTTGAGCAAACTTTACAGGGATTTGACACTATTATCCTTGCTGTAGGTTCAAAATCCTATAATCCATTGGAAGAGCCTCTTAAGAAAACCGGCAAGAAAATACATGTCATTGGAGATGCCGCTAAAACCGGAAATATCACCGATGCAGTTTACCAAGGAGCAAAACTCGGTGTTAGTATATGA
- a CDS encoding OPT family oligopeptide transporter translates to MSDEVRKLPKEAYGGIKGEDYRPFVGNNENVPEATVYSIILGIISAVIFAAANTYLGLKVGLTISAGIPGAILATVLFRSILKRNNILESNYVASLAAVGESIAGGIIFVLPALILIGFSLPLWTVVIVTVIGGIMGVYFIIPVRKHLIVQEHGKLVYPESMAQAEVLVSANQGGKGFISVLKGLIVGLGYKILSGGLALWNETATYIIKRFQGTMIGTDTLASLVGVGFIIGTKTSILMLAGSIVAWFGFIPLIKFFGGMVTTPIFPSTALISEMSATDIWSSYIKYIGAGAVAAGGFISLAKSLPTIFKSFKESMAGFGKGERTSERVNQDPSIMWVFIAAVAGFLLTWLTPTVKAGPVGAILAVFFSFFFAVVSARMVGVIGASNNPVSGMTIATLLVIASVYKAMGANGADGMYVVLLTAGIVCVAIAVGGGVAQSLKATYILGGTPKKVQHGMFVSLAVASIAAGATVLLMHSAYGIGSGQVTAPQATLMKLIVEGIMTAKLPWTLVIIGIFIAIFCALTGLPILPVALGIYLPITLNTAIFFGGLIRLLVEKKFKNDKESIDTAVERGTLIASGLVAGDALTGIIIGIFAALSIKIDFLSSIIPNESVKNFISLAVFVLLGFWIYNYSCRFKKEEKMHNA, encoded by the coding sequence ATGTCGGATGAAGTGAGAAAACTACCAAAAGAAGCCTATGGAGGAATTAAAGGTGAGGATTACAGGCCGTTTGTAGGAAATAATGAAAATGTTCCTGAAGCAACGGTTTATTCTATAATTTTAGGAATTATTTCTGCAGTTATTTTTGCTGCAGCCAATACTTATTTGGGTTTAAAAGTCGGTTTGACTATATCTGCAGGTATTCCCGGTGCTATATTAGCTACGGTCTTGTTTAGAAGTATATTAAAAAGAAACAATATACTGGAATCAAACTATGTTGCTTCACTTGCAGCAGTTGGAGAATCAATTGCAGGAGGTATTATCTTTGTATTGCCAGCTCTCATTCTTATCGGTTTTAGTCTTCCGCTATGGACAGTAGTTATAGTTACTGTCATTGGAGGAATAATGGGTGTGTATTTTATTATACCGGTACGTAAACACTTGATTGTGCAAGAGCATGGGAAACTGGTTTACCCGGAATCAATGGCGCAAGCTGAAGTTTTGGTAAGTGCAAACCAAGGCGGTAAGGGGTTTATATCCGTTTTGAAAGGTTTGATTGTCGGATTGGGTTACAAAATATTATCGGGCGGTTTAGCTTTGTGGAACGAAACAGCAACTTATATTATTAAGCGTTTCCAAGGCACTATGATCGGTACTGATACACTTGCATCCCTTGTTGGAGTTGGTTTCATTATCGGAACAAAGACATCAATACTTATGCTTGCCGGTTCTATTGTTGCATGGTTCGGTTTTATTCCGTTGATTAAGTTTTTTGGCGGAATGGTAACAACCCCAATTTTCCCATCCACTGCATTAATTTCAGAAATGTCTGCAACTGATATATGGTCCAGCTATATTAAGTATATAGGTGCCGGTGCTGTTGCAGCTGGTGGTTTTATTTCTTTGGCTAAATCACTTCCTACTATATTTAAATCTTTTAAAGAGTCTATGGCTGGATTTGGCAAGGGAGAAAGAACATCGGAACGTGTTAATCAGGACCCATCCATTATGTGGGTATTTATTGCAGCAGTTGCAGGTTTTCTGTTGACATGGTTAACACCAACTGTGAAAGCAGGCCCGGTTGGCGCCATTCTTGCAGTATTTTTTTCCTTCTTCTTTGCAGTAGTGTCGGCAAGAATGGTTGGCGTAATCGGTGCCAGCAACAATCCGGTTTCTGGTATGACCATAGCAACATTATTGGTAATTGCATCGGTTTATAAAGCAATGGGTGCAAACGGTGCTGACGGCATGTATGTTGTATTGCTTACAGCCGGTATTGTTTGTGTAGCAATTGCTGTCGGTGGCGGTGTGGCTCAATCGCTGAAAGCGACTTATATTTTGGGCGGCACACCTAAAAAGGTTCAGCACGGAATGTTTGTTTCTCTTGCAGTGGCTTCCATTGCTGCAGGTGCAACAGTTCTCCTTATGCATAGTGCTTACGGCATAGGAAGCGGACAAGTTACAGCACCACAGGCAACTCTAATGAAACTGATTGTAGAAGGTATCATGACGGCAAAACTGCCTTGGACACTTGTCATCATAGGAATATTTATTGCAATATTCTGTGCTCTCACAGGATTGCCGATTCTACCGGTTGCCTTAGGTATTTATTTGCCTATAACTTTGAATACGGCTATTTTCTTTGGTGGCTTGATAAGGTTACTGGTGGAAAAGAAATTCAAAAATGACAAAGAAAGCATAGATACTGCAGTGGAAAGAGGTACTTTAATAGCTTCGGGTTTAGTTGCGGGCGATGCTTTAACCGGTATTATCATAGGTATATTTGCTGCATTGAGTATTAAAATTGATTTCCTTTCATCGATTATTCCCAACGAAAGCGTAAAGAACTTTATAAGCCTTGCAGTTTTTGTATTGTTAGGATTTTGGATATACAACTACTCATGCAGATTTAAAAAGGAAGAAAAGATGCATAATGCTTAA
- a CDS encoding aminoacyl-histidine dipeptidase: MSTIHTIEPQRVFHWFYEINRVPRCSGNEKGISDFLVNFAKERNLEVYQDEIYNVIIKKPATPGYENAPAVIIQGHSDMVCVKGEGSAHNFDSDPIEMIVEGDFLRANNTTLGGDNGIAIAYGLAILDSDDLKHPAIELLITTNEETAMDGAMALSNEHLSGKILLNIDAEEEGVFLVSCAGGANQTVTFPLKKEKKSGKGLEIRVSGLKGGHSGMEIVKQRGNAIKLLARILDHCRSKITLSQISGGTKHNAIPNEAKAVVLAEDLNGTVGLIEVIAKELKEEYRVEDGGLTITAREVDVDEIYDKQLSEDVIDFLMMTPDGVQYMSKDIDGLVQTSLNNAVAEEKEGQLIITISHRSSSSSSLRELLNRVALIAKRTNAIVQENSFYPAWEYDEKSEIRKKAVRVYEEMFKKKVIVTAIHAGLECGVLKKILPNTDMISFGPNMYEVHTEKEHLSISSVERVWRFLVRLLEEIK, encoded by the coding sequence ATGTCGACAATTCATACAATTGAACCGCAAAGAGTATTTCATTGGTTTTATGAGATTAACCGGGTTCCGAGATGTTCCGGCAATGAAAAGGGAATTAGCGATTTTTTGGTGAACTTTGCAAAGGAAAGAAATTTGGAAGTGTATCAGGATGAAATCTATAATGTAATCATTAAAAAGCCTGCTACTCCGGGTTATGAAAATGCTCCTGCCGTTATCATACAAGGACACAGTGACATGGTATGCGTCAAAGGGGAAGGCTCTGCTCATAATTTTGATTCAGATCCCATTGAAATGATTGTGGAAGGAGATTTTTTAAGAGCAAACAACACAACTCTTGGCGGGGATAATGGAATTGCAATTGCCTACGGCTTGGCAATTTTAGATTCCGATGACTTAAAGCATCCTGCCATTGAACTGTTGATTACAACAAACGAGGAAACAGCTATGGACGGGGCAATGGCTTTGAGTAATGAGCATTTAAGCGGAAAAATATTGCTTAATATTGACGCAGAGGAAGAAGGAGTTTTTTTGGTTAGCTGTGCCGGCGGTGCCAATCAGACTGTTACTTTTCCATTAAAAAAAGAAAAGAAAAGCGGTAAAGGACTGGAAATCAGAGTTTCCGGTCTAAAAGGCGGTCACTCCGGAATGGAGATAGTTAAACAGAGAGGCAATGCCATTAAGTTATTAGCTCGTATTTTAGACCATTGCAGAAGCAAAATTACATTGTCGCAAATTTCCGGCGGAACTAAGCATAATGCCATTCCGAATGAGGCAAAAGCAGTTGTTTTGGCAGAGGATTTAAATGGTACAGTGGGTTTAATTGAGGTAATTGCAAAAGAACTTAAAGAAGAGTATCGTGTGGAAGATGGAGGACTGACTATTACTGCAAGAGAAGTGGATGTAGATGAAATTTATGATAAACAGTTGTCTGAAGATGTAATTGATTTTCTGATGATGACTCCCGATGGCGTACAATATATGTCAAAAGACATTGATGGTTTGGTGCAAACCAGTCTTAATAATGCTGTTGCGGAAGAAAAGGAAGGTCAGCTGATTATAACAATATCCCATCGTTCTTCGTCGAGTAGTTCCCTCAGAGAACTTTTAAACCGAGTGGCGCTAATTGCAAAAAGGACTAATGCCATTGTTCAGGAAAACAGCTTCTATCCGGCCTGGGAATATGATGAGAAATCAGAAATCAGGAAAAAAGCCGTTAGAGTTTATGAAGAGATGTTTAAAAAGAAAGTTATAGTTACCGCTATCCATGCCGGTCTTGAGTGCGGGGTGTTGAAAAAGATTTTACCCAATACTGATATGATAAGTTTTGGACCTAATATGTATGAAGTTCATACAGAAAAAGAGCATCTCAGCATTTCTTCGGTAGAAAGGGTTTGGAGATTCTTGGTACGACTGCTTGAAGAAATTAAATAA
- a CDS encoding S1C family serine protease codes for MNAKLFVLIVSAIVIPSILGLFISLIFADINIGNAQVNDNYIDVKYTPLVSHNVALMSEETETTSTTPPKVKNKLYSVSYDDKELLDTEIAELKKYVCMILTSSGVQGSGVLINDEGYILTNYHVVNRGSIWVDFQDGEDSGTKFLHMKAKLIDFDKNEDIALIHVDNLSLGGYIKFAPENSIKLGEQVVSIGSSQGLINTLSFGHVTALRPYNDGNVIQTDAAISAGNSGGALLNKKGQLIGITTFKITGGENLNFAISNEKLMRFLDKVNYSND; via the coding sequence ATGAATGCAAAACTGTTCGTACTTATTGTATCCGCTATAGTAATACCTTCCATTTTAGGCTTGTTCATCAGTTTGATATTTGCAGATATCAATATTGGTAATGCTCAGGTTAATGACAATTATATTGATGTGAAATATACACCTTTGGTTTCACATAATGTTGCATTAATGAGTGAAGAAACTGAGACTACTTCCACAACGCCTCCGAAAGTAAAAAATAAATTATATTCTGTTTCTTACGATGATAAGGAACTACTTGATACTGAAATAGCCGAGCTTAAAAAATATGTATGTATGATATTGACAAGTTCAGGGGTACAAGGTTCCGGAGTACTTATAAATGACGAAGGATATATTCTGACCAACTATCATGTGGTGAATAGAGGAAGTATTTGGGTTGATTTTCAGGATGGCGAGGATTCCGGCACAAAATTTTTGCATATGAAGGCCAAATTGATAGATTTCGATAAAAATGAAGATATAGCATTAATACATGTCGATAATTTATCACTGGGTGGATATATTAAATTTGCCCCCGAAAACAGCATTAAATTGGGTGAGCAAGTTGTTTCAATTGGTTCTTCCCAAGGCTTGATCAATACCTTATCTTTTGGACATGTAACTGCTTTAAGACCATATAATGATGGAAATGTTATACAAACTGATGCTGCTATATCGGCAGGAAATTCCGGTGGAGCATTGTTGAATAAGAAAGGTCAATTGATTGGAATTACCACTTTTAAGATTACTGGCGGAGAAAACCTTAATTTTGCCATATCCAATGAAAAATTGATGCGTTTTTTGGATAAGGTGAATTATTCCAATGATTAA
- a CDS encoding DUF554 domain-containing protein, with the protein MLAQGSIVNACAIIGGALLGMIIKGRLSERFGVIIKQALGLSTVIIGLSGTLSSIFKVSYDGKLESNYIMTMIIFLVIGSVIGEAINIEEKLNRLAEFIQKKIPGSGSNFSAGFVSATLLFCVGAMAIVGSLEEGLTGNANTLYAKSILDCISSIIFSATMGIGVLFSSVAVFLYQGSITLLAEFIEPMLTAEVINQMSLVGNVLILGIGINLLEIRSIKVANMLPAIIIPIVYYLIRIWIG; encoded by the coding sequence ATGCTGGCTCAAGGAAGTATTGTTAATGCGTGTGCCATAATTGGCGGAGCGTTGCTGGGAATGATTATTAAGGGCAGGTTATCCGAGAGATTTGGTGTAATTATAAAGCAGGCGTTAGGGTTGTCCACAGTAATTATCGGTTTATCCGGTACTCTTTCGTCGATATTTAAAGTATCTTATGACGGCAAACTTGAAAGTAACTATATAATGACCATGATAATTTTTCTTGTTATAGGCTCTGTAATAGGCGAGGCTATAAATATTGAGGAGAAATTGAACAGGCTTGCTGAATTTATCCAGAAGAAAATTCCCGGTTCAGGAAGTAATTTTTCTGCCGGTTTTGTATCGGCAACCCTTCTGTTTTGCGTTGGCGCAATGGCAATTGTAGGTTCTCTGGAGGAAGGTCTTACCGGGAATGCCAATACCCTTTATGCAAAATCAATTTTAGACTGTATCAGCTCAATCATATTTAGTGCAACAATGGGGATAGGTGTTCTTTTTTCGTCAGTAGCCGTATTCCTATATCAAGGCTCAATTACTCTTCTTGCAGAATTCATAGAGCCAATGTTGACTGCTGAAGTAATAAATCAGATGTCCCTTGTGGGAAATGTTCTGATTTTAGGTATAGGAATAAATCTACTGGAAATTCGCAGTATCAAAGTAGCCAATATGCTTCCTGCGATAATTATACCAATTGTTTATTATTTAATACGAATTTGGATTGGTTGA
- a CDS encoding tryptophanase: MSEVKFFYGNKVPLEMHKVRIVQKLNLVPIERRLEAINEAGNNTFLLKNSDIFLDMLTDSGVNAMSDKQLAAMMEADDSYAGSATFTKLENKIKEIFGMDYFLPAHQGRACENIIAQAYVKPGDIIPMNYHFTTTKAHITLNGGAVEEIIIDEGLNPTSSYPFKGNMDVEKLKGLIAKHGADKIAFVRIETGTNLIGGQPHSLENLREVRKVCDEHGILLVFDASLLADNLYFIKTREEQCKNMSIREIARAIADLTDIIYFSARKLGCARGGGICTRSKDIYMKLREYITLYEGFLTYGGMSVREIEALAVGLEETMDENMINQGPQFIEYMCEKLQESGVPVITPPGGLGCHINAMEFVDHIPQSQYPAGALASALYIVSGVRGMERGTISEQREENGEEHFANMELLRLAMPRRVFTLSQVEYAVDRIKWLYENRRLIGGLTFVEEPKVLRFFFGKLAAVSDWQTKLAKKFRADFGDSL, encoded by the coding sequence ATGTCAGAGGTTAAATTTTTTTACGGCAATAAAGTGCCTTTGGAAATGCATAAGGTAAGAATAGTGCAAAAATTGAATCTGGTTCCCATTGAACGCCGTCTTGAAGCTATAAATGAGGCGGGAAACAACACGTTTTTGCTGAAAAACAGTGATATTTTCCTGGATATGCTAACCGATAGCGGTGTAAATGCCATGAGCGACAAACAACTTGCTGCTATGATGGAAGCGGACGACAGTTATGCCGGTTCTGCTACCTTCACAAAGCTGGAAAATAAAATTAAAGAAATTTTCGGTATGGATTATTTTCTTCCGGCTCACCAGGGAAGAGCGTGCGAAAATATTATTGCCCAGGCATATGTGAAACCGGGAGATATTATACCTATGAATTACCACTTTACTACAACTAAAGCCCATATTACATTGAATGGAGGGGCAGTTGAAGAAATAATAATCGACGAAGGATTAAATCCAACCAGTTCATACCCGTTTAAAGGAAATATGGATGTCGAAAAATTAAAAGGACTCATAGCAAAACATGGCGCTGACAAAATTGCTTTTGTCCGTATAGAGACTGGTACAAATCTTATTGGAGGTCAACCTCATTCTCTCGAGAATTTGCGTGAAGTTAGAAAAGTTTGTGATGAACATGGCATATTGCTGGTCTTTGATGCTAGTCTTTTAGCGGATAACCTCTATTTTATAAAAACCCGTGAAGAGCAGTGTAAGAATATGAGTATCCGGGAGATAGCCCGAGCTATAGCAGACCTTACAGACATTATTTACTTCTCGGCGCGTAAACTCGGATGTGCCCGTGGCGGCGGTATTTGTACAAGAAGCAAAGATATATATATGAAGCTGCGTGAGTATATCACACTATATGAAGGATTCCTTACCTATGGAGGAATGTCGGTAAGGGAGATAGAAGCACTTGCTGTCGGACTTGAAGAAACTATGGATGAAAATATGATTAACCAGGGACCACAATTTATTGAATATATGTGTGAAAAGCTTCAGGAAAGCGGTGTTCCTGTTATTACACCACCCGGAGGTTTGGGATGTCACATCAATGCAATGGAGTTTGTTGACCATATTCCTCAGAGCCAGTATCCGGCAGGTGCTCTTGCTTCGGCATTATACATAGTAAGCGGTGTCCGCGGTATGGAAAGAGGAACCATATCCGAGCAGAGGGAGGAGAATGGAGAAGAGCATTTTGCCAATATGGAATTGCTGCGTCTGGCTATGCCGAGAAGAGTATTCACCCTTTCACAGGTAGAATATGCTGTAGACCGTATTAAATGGCTTTACGAAAATCGCAGGCTGATTGGCGGATTAACTTTTGTGGAAGAACCTAAAGTTTTACGTTTCTTCTTTGGAAAATTGGCTGCGGTTTCAGATTGGCAGACTAAACTGGCTAAAAAGTTCAGAGCAGATTTTGGAGACAGTCTATAG